Below is a window of Rhodopseudomonas sp. P2A-2r DNA.
GGATCGATGATCTCCTCGACCCAGAACTTCTCCGCCGAGCGGAACGGCGAGCGCAGCTTGTTGAGGCGGTCCTCGATCTCCTGCTGTTTGGCCTTGGGATCGGCGGCCGCGTCGATCTCGGCGCGATAGGCGGCCTCGATGCCGCCCTCCAGCGGCAGCGAGCCCCAATAGGCCGACGGCCACGCATAGCGCATCGAGAAGCGGTTGGCCGGCTGATGCACCACGCCGGCGACGCCGAAGGCGTTGCGGATGATGATCGTGCACCATGGCACCGTGGTCTGGTTGACCGCGGCCATGGCGCGCACGCCGTGGCGGATGGTGGCGGCCTTCTCCGCCTCGAGCCCGATCATGAAGCCCGGACAGTCCATCAGATAGACCACCGGCAGATGGAAGGTCTCGGCGAGATCGACGAAGCGCACCACCTTCTGGCACGCCTCCGCGGTCCACGAGCCGCCATAGTGATAGGAGTCGCCGGCGAGCAGCAGCACGGGACGGCCCTCGAGCCGGGCAAAGCCGGCGATGACCGGCCGGCCGAAATTCGCGGCCATCTCGAAGAACGAGCCCTTGTCGACGACGGCGTCGATGATCGGGCGCATCTTGTAGACCTGCCGGCGATTGCGCGGCACCGCAGAGATCAGCGATTCCTCGGCGCGTTCCGGATCGTCGTTGCAGGCCACGGTCGGCGGCAGGCCGTAGACCGACGACGGCAGATACGACAGGAATCTTCGCGCGCAGGCAAAAGCCTCTTCCTCGGTGTCGACCGCGTGATCGACGCCGCCGGCGCGGGTCTGGATATCGGCGCCGCCGAGCTCCCACTTGGTCAGGTCCTGGCCGAGCCGTTTCACCACCGGCGGTCCGGCCACGAACATGGCGGAAGTCTTGGTCATCACCGAATAGTGGCTCGCCGCCAGTCGCGCGGCGCCGAGTCCCGCGACCGAACCAAGGCCGAGGCCGACCACCGGCACCTGCGCCATGTTGGCGATCGTGTACCAGTACCATTGCGTGCCGCCGACGCCGCCCGGCAGATTGGCCGCGCCCTTGGTCTCGATGGTCTTGACCGAACCGCCGCCGCCGGAGCCCTCGATGATCCGCACGATGGGCAGCCGGAAATCATGGGCCATCTGCTCGGCCATCAGCGGCTTGGCAGAAATCGACGCATCCGCCGAGCCGCCGCGCACCGTGAAGTCGTCGCCGACCACAACGACGGGATGGCCATCGATCTTGCCGCGGCCGAACACGCAGTTCGCCGGCGTCAGCTGGGTGAGCGTGCCCGCTTCGTCATATTCGGCGACGCCGGAGATGGCGCCGACCTCGTGAAAGCTGTTGGCATCGATCAATCCGTCGATGCGCTGGCGAACCGTCAGCCGGCCCTGGTCATGCTGTCGCTTGACCTTGTCAACGCCGCCCATCTCCCGCGCGAACGCTTCGCGCCGGGAGAGGTAGTCGAGTTCCGGCTTCCAGTTCATTCGTGGCCTCCGCCTTGATGGTCTTCTTGTTGATTGAGGAGGCGGCGCGTCGGTCGCCGCGTTGTAGAGGCCGTTATCGGCGTTGGTGACCATCTGGCCGATGGTGCCGCTGAGCGCGAGCAGCAGCGGCGCCACTTCGTCCTGCATCCGCTTCTCGTCATACATGGACGACAACAGGCCGATGGTGACCACCACATAGGTCTGATATTGCGGCGACCACATGGGCGTCGCGATGCCGTTAATATGCGGCGTGAACAGCCCGGTGGCGGTGACGTAGCCGTTCTCGCGCAGCGACTGGCGATTGGCCTCGATCCGGCTGCGCAGCACGCGGCCGTCTTCGGGGACTTCGCGTGCGATATCGTTGATCAGCGCGTCGCCGACGTTGTCGTCGAGGGCGGCGGTGTAAGCGTGTCCCGCCGCGGTGCGGCCCATGGCGATCCGGCTGCCGGTGGTGGAATGCAGGCCGAGCGCGTGATCGGCGCGGGCATATTCCAGATAGACCATATGGAAACGGTCGGGCACCAGGAAGCCGATGGTGCCGGGGATCTGGTCGGCGACCTCCTGTAGCCGCAGGCGGATCAGGTTGCGCAGCTGCAGACCGCGGGTCATCGACGTGCTCATGGCCACCGCGCTCGGCCCGATGCGGTACTTCTGGTCGGCGGGCAGATAGGCCAGCTGGCCCATGCGGGTCAGCGTATGCGTCAGCCGCGACACCGTGGAGCGCGGCAGGCCGCAGCGATTGGAGATTTCGAGATTGCCGAGCCGGGCGTCGTGGCCCTCGAAGCAACGCAGGATATCGAAGGCCCGCGACACCACCTGGATGACGTCGCCATCACCTGCCAGATCGCTGGCCAGAATCCCGTTTTTGCTAAGCCGCTCCGAGCGTCGTCCCATGATGCGTTTCCTGTCGACGGCGCATCTTCGGATCCGGTCATTGTGACCCTCCCCTGCGCGCCTGCCTATTTCGTTCTGCGGAATTAAATTCCACTTGCGGTCCAAGCTACATCACGCAATCCTGCACGACAACACCCCATCCCATTTCTCTCTCCAACCTTTTGCGCAGTTCGATCCGACCGCTGCCACTCAAACGAGCAGCCGGTGCGATCGACGGAGGACGCCATGCCAGAGATCAAGATCACCAGCGAAGTCGCCGGGCGCATTTGCGCATTGCCGCTCGACATCGGCGCAAGCGTCGGCGCGGGCGAAGAGGTCGCCTTCGTCGAGGCCATGAAGATGGAGATTCCCGTCGCCTCGCCTGTGGCAGCGAGAATCAAGTCGATCCTGGTGGCGATCGACGACGTGGTGGCCGAAGGTCAGTTGCTGGTGATTGTCGAGACGTGAGGCGCGCGGGCGCTGCGCAGCGCTCTTCCTTTTCCCTCCCCACGCGTCTTCGCGGTGGGGAGGGTGGCGCGTGTGAGCGGAGCGAACAACGCGTCGGGTGGGGGACGCGCAGCATACGCGACAGCGCGTGGCGCGCCCCACCCCGGCCTCCACTTCGCCGATGCTGCGCATCGCCTTCGTTCGGCCGACCCTCCCCGCCTCGCGCGACTGCGCCGCGCTCCGGGGAGGGATTCTTCAGGCGCCTTGCCTGAACATCTGATTCAATTGTCAAACAGCCATGCGATCGCATCCCCGCGACGCTTGCGCGCCCGGGCTGTGCTGCATTCCCTTGCCCCCTCGAAATCGAGAGGTCGCGCGGAACGCCGGGTGCCCGATGCACCCATGGGCTTGTGCGCAAAGTATAGTAAGCGCACAAGGCTTGCCACGGTCACACCGGGAAACAGCCCGGCGTTCCGCGCGCAGTGGTGTTAACGGCTTATTGCGTGCTCTCCCCG
It encodes the following:
- a CDS encoding acetyl-CoA carboxylase biotin carboxyl carrier protein subunit, which codes for MPEIKITSEVAGRICALPLDIGASVGAGEEVAFVEAMKMEIPVASPVAARIKSILVAIDDVVAEGQLLVIVET
- a CDS encoding acyl-CoA carboxylase subunit beta is translated as MNWKPELDYLSRREAFAREMGGVDKVKRQHDQGRLTVRQRIDGLIDANSFHEVGAISGVAEYDEAGTLTQLTPANCVFGRGKIDGHPVVVVGDDFTVRGGSADASISAKPLMAEQMAHDFRLPIVRIIEGSGGGGSVKTIETKGAANLPGGVGGTQWYWYTIANMAQVPVVGLGLGSVAGLGAARLAASHYSVMTKTSAMFVAGPPVVKRLGQDLTKWELGGADIQTRAGGVDHAVDTEEEAFACARRFLSYLPSSVYGLPPTVACNDDPERAEESLISAVPRNRRQVYKMRPIIDAVVDKGSFFEMAANFGRPVIAGFARLEGRPVLLLAGDSYHYGGSWTAEACQKVVRFVDLAETFHLPVVYLMDCPGFMIGLEAEKAATIRHGVRAMAAVNQTTVPWCTIIIRNAFGVAGVVHQPANRFSMRYAWPSAYWGSLPLEGGIEAAYRAEIDAAADPKAKQQEIEDRLNKLRSPFRSAEKFWVEEIIDPRKTRSLLCEFARLAEPLRTAGPSRLAMRP